The genomic segment CTTCGTCGTGGCCTTCAATCGCCTGGTCTGGCGACCGATGTATGCCATGGCCGAAAACAAACTTCGTCTGAATTAACGGGATTCGATTTGATGAATACCTTTACCGAACACAGCGCTGCCACCCCGCAAATCTACTCGCTCAAGAACGTGAACCGGGCGTTTGGCAAGGGCAAAGACGAGTTGCAAGTGCTCAGCGGCGTAGACCTGACGCTGCGCGAAGGCGAAATCGTCGGCATGCTGGGCCGTTCCGGCTCGGGTAAATCCACCTTGTTGCGGATCATTGCCGGCCTGATTCAGCCCTCATCCGGTGAAGTGCGTTACAACGGCTCCTTGCTGACCGGCCCTGCCGAAGGCGTGGCCATGGTGTTTCAGACGTTCGCCCTGTTCCCGTGGCTGACCGTGCTGGAAAACGTCGAAGCCGGCCTTCAGGCGTTGCAGGTCGAACGCAAAGAGGCGCGCAAACGCGCACTGGCGGCCATCGACCTGATCGGCCTCGACGGTTTCGAAAACGCTTATCCACGAGAACTGTCTGGTGGTATGCGCCAGCGAGTGGGGTTTGCCCGTGGCCTGGTGGTCAACCCGACCTTGCTGCTGATGGACGAGCCCTTCTCCGCGCTGGACGTGCTGACCGCCGAAACCCTGCGTAACGACCTGCTGGATTTGTGGAGCGGCAAGCAATTGCCGATCAAGTCGATCCTGATCGTGACCCACAACATCGAAGAAGCGGTGCTGATGTGCGACCGCATTCTGGTGCTGTCGTCCAACCCCGGTCGGGTCGTGGCCGAAATCAAGGTGCCCTTCCCCCACCCGCGCAATCGTCTGGACCCGACGTTCCGGCAGATGGTCGATGACATTTATGCACTGATGACCGACCGCCGCAGCGCCGATGCCAGCACCGGCAAGGCCGAACTGAAAATGGGCAGCCCGCTGCCAGAGGTTTCGACAAACCTGATCGCCGGCCTGCTCGAAACGCTCGCCGCCGAGCCTTATAACGGCGAAGCCGGCCTGCCGGATGTCGCCGAACGGCGTTTGCTGGAAGTCGATGACCTGTTCCCGGTCGCCGAAATGCTCGAACACCTGGGCTTCGCCGAACTCAAGGGTGCCGACATCACCCTGACCGAGGCCGGCAAACTGTTCGCCGACTACAGCACCCAGGAACGCAAGACCCTGTTTGCCGAACACCTGGTCAAGCATGTGCCCCTCGCCGCGCGCATCCGCCAGGTACTGCTGGAGCGCAATGGCCACCGCGCACCGCGCGTGCGTTTTGAGCAGGAGCTGGAAGACTCATTGACTGAGGCGTTTGTCGAGAAGACGCTGGAGAGCGTGATCACCTGGGGACGTTATGCGGAGATCTTCTCGTATGACGACCATACAGAGACGTTCAGCCTGGATGATGTTGAGGGCAGTGTTTAACGGCTTCAGCCACACACAAGAACCCGTGGGAGCTCCCTCCCACAAGGGTTCGGCGCCATACACACCATATGCATACACCACAGCCCCCCTGTGGGAGCGAGCTTGCTCGCGAATGCGGTGGGTCAGCCGACATGGAATCTCCCACATTGGGTTTCGTGTGATGGCTGATAGGTGCAGCAGCCCTCACCGGCTACTTGGTCGTATACCCGCCATTGATCAAAATCGTCTGCCCGGTGATCCACCAGCCTTCGCTTACCAGATGCCGGATAAACGGCACCACGTCCTCGATGTCGGTCAGTCCGGTACGTGAGAACGGTGACAGCGCGGCGGCGGTTTTGTGGTAGCTGACGGCGTCCGCGCCTTCGGCCGGGTAAAAGAACGGCGTATCCATCGGCCCCGGCCCCACCGCAGTCAC from the Pseudomonas sp. N3-W genome contains:
- a CDS encoding AAA-associated domain-containing protein, encoding MNTFTEHSAATPQIYSLKNVNRAFGKGKDELQVLSGVDLTLREGEIVGMLGRSGSGKSTLLRIIAGLIQPSSGEVRYNGSLLTGPAEGVAMVFQTFALFPWLTVLENVEAGLQALQVERKEARKRALAAIDLIGLDGFENAYPRELSGGMRQRVGFARGLVVNPTLLLMDEPFSALDVLTAETLRNDLLDLWSGKQLPIKSILIVTHNIEEAVLMCDRILVLSSNPGRVVAEIKVPFPHPRNRLDPTFRQMVDDIYALMTDRRSADASTGKAELKMGSPLPEVSTNLIAGLLETLAAEPYNGEAGLPDVAERRLLEVDDLFPVAEMLEHLGFAELKGADITLTEAGKLFADYSTQERKTLFAEHLVKHVPLAARIRQVLLERNGHRAPRVRFEQELEDSLTEAFVEKTLESVITWGRYAEIFSYDDHTETFSLDDVEGSV